In the genome of Lynx canadensis isolate LIC74 chromosome X, mLynCan4.pri.v2, whole genome shotgun sequence, one region contains:
- the LOC115507556 gene encoding eukaryotic translation initiation factor 1-like, whose protein sequence is MSAIQNLHSFDPFADASKGDDLLPTGTEDYIHIRIQQRNGRKTLTTVQGIADDYDKKKLVKAFKKKFACNGTVIEHPEYGEVIQLQGDQCKNICQFLVEIGLAKDDQLNVHGF, encoded by the coding sequence ATGTCCGCTATCCAGAACCTCCACTCTTTCGACCCCTTTGCTGATGCAAGTAAGGGTGATGATCTGCTTCCTACTGGCACTGAGGATTATATCCATATAAGAATTcaacagagaaatggaaggaagaccCTTACTACTGTCCAAGGGATCGCTGATGATTACGATAAAAAGAAACTAGTGAAGGCATTTAAGAAGAAATTTGCCTGCAATGGTACTGTAATTGAGCATCCAGAATATGGAGAAGTGATTCAGCTACAGGGTGACCAGTGCAAGAACATATGCCAGTTCCTTGTAGAGATTGGATTGGCTAAGGACGACCAGCTGAATGTTCATGGGTTTTAA